AGATATAATACCAGTTACCTTACATTGGCACTATttcaacatttatctttttctgTTATTCATTTAGGTGCACACATTTATACTTTAACTATTATTATAACTGTTATAATCTGTCTAATAATTATCACAAGCTCTTTCTACAGAAGGGCTCAGAAAACATGAATATTCTCATTCTTATCTGTAGTGAAGTTGACTGACTTCACTACTTTATACATTTTCTACTCTATATTAACTAGAAGACTGGCAccatattaatacatttttaaacaataatgcaaaaaacagcatttacaaatatttatttaactgCTGGTCTTGTCAAATCCAAGTATATCCGACTATGATCATCTCCAACGAAAGATATCCAATGGAGTTTTGATAAGCTTCAATGTTATACTATTTCTTACCTAAAATCATCAGCAATTAGCACAGACACTGCATTTAAAATTAGCCAGATAAACAGCATCCAGCACTAATGAATGCTTTACATTGCCTGAATTATTCATTAGGAGCTGTACGTGTAATGCAATGGCAGCACGATGCACACCACTAGTTCCCTAAAGACTGAAACTGTCAGGATAGTATTTTAAATACGATCCCGAGTTCAACCCAGAcctaaaacaacaaacaaaaatgacaaGCAATTGTTGCAAGTGGTAAAATCCCTTCAGATACAGAAAACTATTTTTCAAAGCTGTgtcattttctgaaaacaaagcTGTTCAAAAACATTACTGTTGCATTATTACTTGCCCATTTAAACACCGTAGATCTGCATAATGCTAAATTTGGCTGGGCAACTCTGCATGTCAAGCAGACTGGAACAATCAGCACAATAATATCCACTTAACATCTGTTCCCACTGCGTGCTCTTTTCCCGAACATTCAGGTCTCTGCAGTGTTTACAATTTCCTGAGAAGTGTAAACTATAGCGTTAGATGCTTGCAGCATAACATGTTTACCCCAGCCCTTAATATGGAGACCTTTAGTTAGCTTGTGAAATCAATATAATCAATTTGAGAAGAGATGAATataacctttttaaaaacacGCCATTTTTATAAGCCATACAAAATCTGCagtatgaaaagaaaacaacaacattaaCCCAGCAGTCAATGCTTCTTATTGTGCTTCCACTATGTACACAACACATGctccattttaaaattactaACAGTTCAAAACCTATATCCTACCTTTATCTGCCAGTCAAAGTCCTGCAGCTGTGTTGAAgaaattgcatttgttttttcaacCAATGCTTGTCGGATTTCCTCCTTTCTGCCCTTCAGGCAAGTCAGAATTGCTTCTTGATAGCCGATGTCAAGCCAGTTTATTGATTGCTGCACCTACAcatttaacacacacaacaattcgattttcattttattgcaacaatgtgtattttaaatcaGTATTGTCTAAAGATTTTGTTAGCACAGTGCAGCCACATTTCTGTTTACAGCTATAGCTATTTAACTTCTTCAGCAAGGCAAAGATAAAGACATTTTCCAGATAATCAGTACATTCAGAAATATCTGTTATGCTATGTCTGTATTTAAATCTATATTTAAATTTAGATCTCtaatttctattaaaaatacCCTAGCCTAAAGTTTATATGTAAAACAAATACTTTGACAAATGTGAAACTAAATTTCTGTCATTACTacaaaaaatcttaaaactatactcattttaaatataatgcagGCATTGTGTTCTGGGAAAATAACCGATTGTCACAGGTGTACATCAAATACAGTTTCATAAGTAAAAtggcagagagaaaaaaatgcattaaactcAAATAAATTAAGCTGTCCTCATTTTCCAAAACACTCCTAACTATCTGTGTCAAGACAATTGAGTAATGTGACTAATTAATAATTGACAGAAGCAACACAAGAAAGAATAGCTTCCTGCAAGAACATAGACAAGGCAAAGGAAAGTTTCACTCTGAGAACAGAACTAAAGGTTTATAGGGTTGACAGGGTTCTGGGTGACAAAATGACAGGCACAGTGGCACGGTTTTGAGCATCTGTAGACAAGCAGTTACACTCCAAACAGCATGACTGTAAGCCAGCTGCTACAGTGATTTCTTACAGTGGTAGTCCTGGCATGGTTAACAGAGCCCCCAAACCCTACACTTtactatagtactgtatatagttaacTATGCACTTAGCATCGCCAGTTTGCCATTAATACCAGCACACTAAATGTACAGTAcggtcatatttttttttctattattattggTATCCTATGATTTCCTACTATACCTTATACTGTGCAATCTATTTGTGTGCATGTGTTCAAACTAGTTAAAAAAAGGGCAAAAAATAGTGTTGAGCAGAAAAGCAGCTGGTCCACTCCTCTTGGGATTCACAAAGACCACAGAAGGACAACAGAATGAACACTAGTTTAGAGAGAGGAGAACAGAAACATACCCTCAAAGTAAACTGAAATGAAGGGAAAAAATATGTTCTGAAGAAAAGGCATTTGATCATTGTGGAATTTGATCATTTTGGCTTCTGTTATAATAGTTAAGGACCTTTGTACTTTGTTATGGCATTTATTAGAGAACTAGTACCACaggcatactgtaagtgtatccAAGTCACACTGTGCATAAGAAAATTTCTGCAAATGAATGCAACCGTTTAAACATTTTGCAAGCCATTAGCCATCACTTCAAGGGTATCTCAGCTGCCAAACAACCtcattagattttttttggATGCAATTGCAGTATACCCCACCAGCAAAAGACTCCAACAGTAACTGGAGAGTCATCATTAAGCAAGAGCAGTCAGGTGCTCAGTCACTCAGTCATAGCAGTCATATTTGAAAGCACTTTAGAAGAATACACCCAAAAGTGCTTTATTACAGAACACTCCCAAAATGTGTATCGAGGGACCAGGAACAACGAACTTATTTCATTGTGAAGATTTAAGTGATCAAATTTGTATCTTTGGAAATAATTACTTCTTGGCAATCATATACTCTGAGAAGAAACAGAGCTGATTCTTTCAGGTTTAGTGATCACACAGTGGTTGTTTCACCTCTAAGCCAGGAAGATGGGCCCCTGCTGGAAATGATTCAGTCTGCTAGTTCAATGGTTAGTTTGAATGCACACCTGCCTTCACAACAGTAATATAGTTCCAGTGAGCACTCTGCGTTCTGCATCCTAATCACTATGTTGCTAAGCCTTTCCAGCAGCACATCCAACATTTCAAGTTGGTGTTTACTAGCACCTTCCAttactgtttctgtttgttcttttttaaaaactagacAGGGGGCTGTAGTaatcagagaaaataaaaatcttaatgAACTACacatgcacaggtttttcaagcTTTTTCAGGTGGTTCAATCTGGCTTATTATGACACAAATTTTGAAtcctttttcaattttattcagCAGGACTCCCAAATGGCTTAAAACATAAAGGCCTCCTTTTCCAGCAAGGTTGGGCCCTACATCTCTGATTCCACTACTTTTAACTTGATGATTTGCTTTGCAAAGCAGGTGGTGTGACCCTGCACATTTCAGAAAACTAAAGCACCTACCCTTCATCTCTCTTGTGCTGACTGTCAAGGCCAACTGCTGGATACCAACTGAGGGTTTgtaactggaaaataattagcaatgctaaaaataatacTGATATTCTCACCTCCTCGTCAGACATTTTCTTTCCAATCGCTGTTCTCAATATTGAAGAAAGTGTATCGACTAACTCCAGCCATTCCCTCAAGCTCCAAACACTGCTGTAGTCATGCAGTCGAGGAGGATCTCGCCCACACACACCATCTATTACTCTGTGAAGAAactggaagaaaaagaaaaaaaactgttaatcACATCCCAGCATTCTTAATCCTCAAGGTTACACTGTCCAACTGCACTCTGACAGTTATGGGTcaaggtttcattttttaacctgAGCTTCATCAAAGGCAAATTGTGAGTGGTGCTGTGGACagattttagattttctttGCAGATGAATTTAAAGTATCTCAGAACCTGTAAGGCAAAAGGTGAAGCAGGCAGCACCATTTAAGAAGAGATAAACAATTCCCTTCTAGAAAGAATCTAATTGGAATATCATCAAACCTTAGATTCACATAAAATTGTTTCTGACAGCAATACATCTTGTCTTATTTTCGCTTTACATTGAGGAAGACATGAAAGATTTTACAACTCACTAAGAGGCTTATTATGAtcttgaaacattgtgtctctcaTTTTGCTATGTCTTATTCTGTTTAGGAAAAATTAGTGTTCAGTTTTATCACCCTGCACATGTATAGCAAGAAAGAATACACGTGAATGTCTTTTTTGGTCCAATTTGCAAGACCTTTCATTTTTTGAGTGAATCTCAGCTAAAAAAAGCAGTCAGCTATTGAACATGGCTTCACTCTGAACCAGaaacataaattaatttgaacatGATTTCagagataaataaaaaaaaggaagaaatgcaagtagaacacatttttaaaaatctgagaagaacaaaaataaatattgaaacaTGGTGCAAGAAAAAGGGCTGCAGTTGACATGGCAGCTATATTACAAGGCAGTTCATGGACATCCCTCATCAAAGCACATCTGCAAAGCATGGCAAACAGTTACTATGGCAACAGCTTTGGCAAAACATTCACTAAGAAAATTACTTTGGAGGTTAGTATTTTCTGTTATTAGGGTCTAATTGGGTACTTTATGAACATTCAATTAATTGCTTATGTATCATAAGTTTAAACTACAGTGTATTAATATTACCAATAAATGACACCAtgtgcaaattaaataaaatgtacatcaAATACTGATTTCTAGCAAGTGTaactatatttttacattttttataaaaaaaataacttctttGTCAGACAGTAACTATCATCCTGTAAATAGTTCTGACAGATTACATTTACAAATTAGTAAATAAGCATATAAAGCACGTATCTGAATTTAAGGTGCACTACAAGCATAGCATgcttcttcacatttttgttaacattatacaatacttttttttaaagtaattcacTATATTATCCTAACTGTAAAATCACCAGCAACATTAACAGCTGTTAAAAAGCATTCTTAAcacataatgtattttaaaatttaaaaagattacTATCCCATTGACCATGATATATCTTGGAATATtcataaacaacaaaaacaactgaCATTTGATCTGTGTGTGTTGGTGGGGCTTTTAATGTTTAGctgacactgaaaaaaaaatcctcaattAAAACATCAACTCCTACTCTGGGAAAACTAAAAGCCTAAATATGTTTAACAataaccattttattttttaattcatgaaAAAATAGTGCTCCTTTTGAAATGCTTCACAGTCActacatttttcaaaagatCACTTGTGCCCCCTAGTGTTTTCACTACACCACTttagtaaatataaatatatatactgatTCTGCTATTTCTATTTCACATTCtacttttatttaattcaatatCTTTCCAAAGGAATGTTTTATTCCTATAAAGTTCCTATTTATTAGAAAAAATCCTGACAATCATAATGTCTACTTTAGATACAAGGAGTTTGGATATGGCAAAAAAAACACTCTCTCCTAAAAATATATGACTTTTGCCCTATTATGTAACCCCATTACTGTAAAGGGTAAAGAGTAACAAAAGGCCATTTGCTCAACACAGATCTACCACTTTCAATACTTTCCGTAATCTAAAAGAGATCCTAAAAAAGGAAgctgttttctttcatattgtTACAGTTAGGTGGGAGGTAGTcaaacacctactgtagctaGTGTCAACATTTCTGGTTCTCTTCAAAGCAAGAAAGAAACTGAAGTGATAACAGAGCTGCATTGGGTCTGAGGCACATTGATCAAAGGAATCCTGTTTACTTTGGTTGATTAAATTTTTGGTAAATAATTAAGGGTCTTGCTATTTTGTTGTTCTTAGTAAACTCTGATTTCTGGTTAAAAATGGTCTCTTCTGGTCATtggatgcatttttagaatagattTCCATGTATTTTGTAGCATCCAGATTTAACTCTAGATTAGATTTTGTATGGTATAGAATGCATGTTAATTATCCCTACTTTTGGCCTGTTAGTCATTATGTCATGTTTGTAGAGTAAATTGTATGTTGTGTTTCGTCTTATGTGTTGTTTAGTGTGtcactgtcattgttaatatttgtttaaccccgTGTGACcaatttattactcttttcaacaAAACTGTGCCAGAATTTGGGTGCCTGGAGTAAATTTAAGTAATGATTGTGTGGCACTACATGCGAGGGAAGTGTTCAGTGTGAATGAATGAGCCGCAGCTGTGAAGGCTCTTTAAAGGCACACTGTACACCTCCTGAAGGACGAGCAGGGCACCCCCGGAGTGGGAGGATCATTACACCGGCAGACCCAGAGGTGATTGTACCCGAGCATGAGgctgtatttctttttattttcttttagccTGTCCCTTTTTCTTTAAGCCTGTATGTCTACTGGGACAGGCTGACctttttccacattttgaatttttattttggcCTTGTGCTCCCTGCCTGCTCTCCCAGACTGGACCCCTTTAACTAGGGTAAATCCAGTCTGGTCCCCACCACCAAGCGGAGTTTTTTTCCAGGCTGGACCCCATTAGATAGGGTAAGTCCAGTCTGGGCACCACTCTACATTATGGTGCAGTGCCGCACTTACTTAATggtacatttttgtatttttactttttgttttgttttctcctggTTCTTGTTAACCACACTTATGCCCCTTCAGACGGGACGTTGAATTATACCGGTACTTTCCACGGCTTCTCTAATTCCCGCATTGCTACAATTGGACGAATCATTACAATATGGTgcttatgattatttattttatgattttattcatattttaattgttaattaaGATGCTCAGTCTTTTTCTGGTATTTTGTTGTATTCTCCATTTTCTTAACCCCCTATTTATAACGATATATTCATTTTGGCTGCTTCTTCAGTAACATAGCTGGGTTGCCGTCTGATCCCTGCATGGTGGTGTATCTGTGTTCCAGCAATGTACTGATCTGATCCAGCTCTCTTTCCTTTGACCATGGGCCTCTTTGCTGTTTTAATTGCAAATTATACCTTCCCATTACTCTCTGGGTACCCCGATGATGATGTTTTGGGTCTGAAATGCCATACTTTGCTGAAGACTATAAACTACTCTGAGTTCCAAACCACTATCTGGAATGCCATGTCTTTCAAAATTTTAGACTTTCTAAGAATTGCCTTTGTGTTCTTTAAATAGTTTCCCAAAAAGGTTTAGAACTAGTCCACTGTAATCAAATACAAATTAATCTGTTCATAACTTTTCAAAAGGAAAAACCACTGCAGATGGTGCATTGTTCTATGTATGACTGCAGTTGTGTCTCCATACCTGGCCAACAGACACATTCACATGCTCTGTTCAAGCAACCCTCCATGAAATCGTGATACCTGATGACTGAATTCTGTGCGTTACGTCTCTTTTGAATGAAGCTGGAACAACaaccctttattttttaaagattaccCTATTCTGCACACAAAGCTCATCTCTCCAGTTGCAATATATTTTCACATACCTCATATTTCACATAACTCCAGTAGTTCGTGTTCTTTGACCTCAGGCTATCTCTACGATATCATCTTCTTTGGAACTTGGAGTTCCTTATTCTGTTCAGTGACCTTCTGGATGgactttaaaagcttttttgcGTATGATTTGCTTCAGTGGCTCACATGTCTCTAAAATGTGGCTGTAGAATTTGGTAGCTCACCTTCCTCAGAGACCGTCAAATCCCTTTTACATCTATTGGTCTAAGGCATCTGTCAGATGGAAGCTCTTTTCCTCTGATCAACCAAGGAAAGGTCAATTCTTTCAGTTGGAGCTGTCAATTTGCATTCAATTTAATTGTGCACCTGCTGTATCTGTCAAGGAACCTCCTCTTTTTCACAGCTACtgtaaaacattgtgttttcgctcttttatttttagcatggaataaacctattacttgttccttgtgtACATTGATACTTAAAATGTTGCGCTTTGTACTGTGATCAGATCCAGAGTCTTTATGGCAATACTTCCTAGTACAGACAGGTGCATTTATGTTGACTACAATGAATAACAGTTTGTATTCTATGTTGTTGCAGGAGTATTAGTATAAGAAGCTTCCCAACATGCTTAAGGGTGCTTAAGCATGATTATATATCAGTAAGATCGGTTTGCACCTCTCCAAGTGAAGCCTCCTATCAAGTTCACTGAAATAACGTTACAGCTGAAACCATAAACAAGCAGGCAACAAATTGTCTTGTTTATCAAAAGTATGATTGCATAAagaactgataaaaaaaataatttaccaaATTCTGTTGGCCTTGAATTTGATTCCTGGATTGTGATAACGCCCTTAGATTGAAGTTTCAGGGTGACACAGAGGTCTCTCATCAATATCCAGATCTGTTGCTTAAATATTTGATtgctagaatatttttttctttctcacagCATCACTTCTATGTAGTGAGTCTATGATTGAGTTTTCTAcaacacctataaaatctgtcCATATGCTGGGCATTCTCATTCTTCCACTCATGTTTTTCCATAGTATTTGCACTGTTCAGGACTATTGAGGGTGCTACAGACCTGTTGTCTCTTTTGCTACTGCTTACAGTTGCAATGTTATTTGTTCTTCCCAAGATCACCTGAAATTACATCGACACACACCGTATGTTGACATTACTCCAAGACCTGGAATCAGTCAAGACTTGGAAGCTCAAGGAACAACCTCCCAGGTTACCACCATCACAGACAAGTGAAAATCAGGCACCAGTCAAAAGATCTTCAACCAGTCAGTCAGTGTAACTAAAAACAGTAGAAAAAGAGAAGTGGTGGTTGTTATAGGCTCTGTTCTCAGAAACACTTCTCCTGAGATTTGCATCTGGGAATCATCAACTGTATGTAATCTCTCCCTGGAATTATGGTGGCTAGTACTCTCCAGAGAGCAAACAGGCTCTTAAGAGCAGGTAAAATCCCTGTAGT
Above is a genomic segment from Lepisosteus oculatus isolate fLepOcu1 chromosome 1, fLepOcu1.hap2, whole genome shotgun sequence containing:
- the commd8 gene encoding COMM domain-containing protein 8, giving the protein MIKLLEKLPRTECPKFLHRVIDGVCGRDPPRLHDYSSVWSLREWLELVDTLSSILRTAIGKKMSDEEVQQSINWLDIGYQEAILTCLKGRKEEIRQALVEKTNAISSTQLQDFDWQIKLALSSDKISSLQIPLLNLDLDTKENGVLKPLSIEMNREELQNLINSLESANKVVLQLK